The window atgaacagGTTACACACAAAACAGACGCaagttatatttgaatgtacGGATTGCgatataacatttaagttGCAACTAAGAAAaacagatttataaataaaattgagagATAATTTTGGAAATAACGAAGCTATGATAGtcctttgatttattaaaaaaaaaaaaaaacaaaatggcgttCCTGGCAACTGATAGAATGAAGCAAtagaagttaaaaattaagatttttgtaaacaagTAGCAAAAACTTGCAGTCCTTAATAACATATGTCAAAATTATGTCCTTATAagtcaataacattttttttttcaaaaatgtatttgcaTTATGGCTTAATGGCTTACTAATGTTCCAAGACTCTGTTCCCGCCAAAATGCAAGTCCAATATGGGTTCCAATTACTcaggattttaataatagccCAGACAGTCGTAGCattgtataaagttataaagtatttgtggacaacattaaattattttaacatttttaacaaatacaatatagTGTCATTTGTATCTGATGTTAATacgtatttcaaattatattcaaaatcatttaataacattcCACATTAGAAAATCCCTTAGTGATTATCTCAACAGGGCCAACAAGAACTAAGCCAATAGGGTTATCACAAACggcttttgttattatataatgtgagCGAAATCGCGTCACTAGAATTCTTTCTCTATACATTCAACTGACACTGTCTAaggtttaaaacttatttcacAATACTCGGTCCAAATAAGTTACTGCGTCACTAATGGGTCTACTCAACATTTTTAAGGATTTATTCTTCAAATTACATCTGTACAGTGCCACTGGAGAAAGCAGCGGCTTGTtccaaaataacatattatgaaaCAGAAAAGGGCTTTTCTGAAAATGATTTCACATAAGCTTCATGCAGTTTGTTGACAAAGTCAGCGTCGTGTCTGAGGAGATAATTGACGGCCTGTAATAGTTGATTCCTAGTGAGAGGTTCAGGGGAGGGCTGAATATCATTCCCGGGTATAGCTGTGAACATCGTTGGAGGCATCAAGGCTGGTTTCTGTTGATTTGTCAGGGAGTTCATGATGGGGAACACACCTCCGACCTCCTCCAACTTACCACCATTATAGGATCCCACCTGGTGTCCAATATCTTGAGTGTGGTTCAAGTACGTAGCTAATGGAGAAGTCGGCTTCGGGGAAGAGATATGCATTAGATTCAGTTCATTCTCCAAAGGATTAGGCCCGTTGGTGTCACCATCTAATTGGATTTTCTGAAGATTAGTTATCCTGTGCTGGCTGTGCTTGTCTAGTGGCGTAGACTTAAGTTGGAAAGAACTGTTCTGTCTCATCATAGGATCTATGGAGACATTACCATTTGAAGATTGGGCTTCTTGAGGTGTTACAGATCTCTGCTGCTTTTCTATGTGCTCAACAGAATGGGCTGGATTACTCATCAGTCTTTGTAGAAGTAATGGAGTCTCTCGTACATCGTTTGGCCGCGGTCCAAACATCCCCGGAGATGGAAGAGAGGACACAGCAGGCATTT of the Danaus plexippus chromosome 13 unlocalized genomic scaffold, MEX_DaPlex mxdp_15, whole genome shotgun sequence genome contains:
- the LOC116769911 gene encoding mRNA-decapping enzyme 1B: MADTGLRMNLTALKRADPYAREIIDSATHVALYTFEENEWEKTNIEGALFVYSRNGEPYHSLVIMNRLNTNNLIEPVSRGIELQLKEPFLLYRNAKCRIYGIWFYDKDECIRVATKLNSLVKDSIKAPNEMSQNPTYSAPAKTNASVDIFSMLSKAQDDFNTNKGLTNNKNDLTPTRAPDMASQSVMDFFAKAGSGAAAQMPAVSSLPSPGMFGPRPNDVRETPLLLQRLMSNPAHSVEHIEKQQRSVTPQEAQSSNGNVSIDPMMRQNSSFQLKSTPLDKHSQHRITNLQKIQLDGDTNGPNPLENELNLMHISSPKPTSPLATYLNHTQDIGHQVGSYNGGKLEEVGGVFPIMNSLTNQQKPALMPPTMFTAIPGNDIQPSPEPLTRNQLLQAVNYLLRHDADFVNKLHEAYVKSFSEKPFSVS